ACAAGTATTCCTTGTTAGGTGGCTTGCGGGCGGCAGCACAATCGATTAGTTACGAAATTCCGTTGTCTCTGTCGGTGTTGGCGATCGCGATGATGTCCAATAGCCTCAGCACGATCGACATCGTACAACAGCAATCCGGATACGGCATTTTGGGCTGGAACGTTTGGCGTCAACCCCTCGGTTTTATCATCTTTTGGGTGTGCGCCCTCGCAGAATGCGAACGGATACCCTTTGACTTGCCGGAAGCAGAAGAAGAATTGGTGGCAGGTTACCAAACCGAGTATTCAGGCATGAAATTCGGCCTGTTTTACGTCGGTTCTTACGTTAACTTAGTTCTCTCTTCCCTCCTGTTCTCCGTACTGTATCTGGGGGGTTGGGACTTTCCCCTTCCGATCGATCGCTTAGCCAATTTGCTAGGAGTAAGCGAAACAAATTCTTGGCTACAGGTGATCGCCGCTTCTCTCGGCATTACCATGACAGTTCTGAAAGCTTACTTCTTGATTTTCTTAGCTATTCTCCTGCGTTGGACTGTCCCCCGCGTCAGAATCGACCAATTGCTAGATTTAGGATGGAAGTTCCTCTTGCCAGTTTCCCTAGTCAATTTGCTGTTAACCGCAGCGCTTAAACTAGCATTCCCCTTTGCCTTTGGCGGTTAGGTTAGTCAGCAAGTCATTGCTAAGAAAGCTTTTCCCAAATGACAAATGACTTTTGACAAATGACCAGAGAGTGAAACACCATGCTAAAGTTCCTCAAACAAGTTGGCGACTACGCCAAAGAAGCAGTACAAGCTGGAAAATATATCGGTCAAGGATTATCAGTAACCTTTGACCATATGCGCCGTCGTCCGATTACGGTGCAGTATCCTTACGAAAAATTGATTCCTTCCGAACGTTTTCGCGGTCGCATTCACTTTGAATTTGATAAGTGTATTGCCTGCGAAGTTTGCGTGCGGGTTTGTCCGATTAACCTACCCGTAGTAGATTGGGAATTCAACAAAGAAACCAAAAAGAAACAACTCAGACACTACAGTATTGATTTTGGGGTTTGTATCTTTTGCGGTAACTGCGTGGAATACTGCCCGACTAACTGTTTATCCATGACGGAAGAGTACGAACTTTCTACTTACGATCGCCACGAATTAAACTACGATAACGTGGCATTGGGACGTTTACCCTACAAGGTAACTGATGACCCGATGGTAACGCCATTGCGGGAATTAGCTTACTTACCAAAAGGCGTTATAGAACCTCACGAAGTTTCCCATACCGCCCGTCGTGCCGGTCAACGTCCAGAGGAAATTCTGGAAAAAATGGAAAAATAATCGTCATCGGTCATTTGTCATCGGTCATCGGTCATCCGTAATCAGCAAATGACAAATGACAAATGACAAATGACAATTAGCAATTGACAAAGGATAAAACACAGTGGATTTAGGACAAGGGGTTCAGATTGTTTCATTTGCCTTACTATCGGTAATGACGATCGGGGCAGCTTTGGGAGTAGTGCTACTCTCCAATATCGTTTACTCGGCTTTTTTGTTAGGAGGCGTATTTATCAGTATTGCGGGAATTTATATCTTGCTGAATGCTGATTTTGTAGCAGCAGCCCAAGTGCTAATTTACGTGGGAGCAGTGAACGTTTTGATTTTGTTTGCCATTATGTTGGTGAACAAGCGCCAAGATTTTAAACCACTTCCTAATGCTTGGCTTCGTAAGGGAGCAACTGCCTTAGTTTGCCTTGGTTTGTTCGTACTCTTGGGTACGATGGTGCTAGCTACTCCCTGGGCTATTCCCACAACTGCCGCTACTCCCGGTGACAGTTCGATTGTAGTAATCGGACAACACTTTTTTACTGACTTTTTGCTACCTTTTGAGTTGGCATCCGTACTTTTGTTGATGGCAATGGTAGGAGCAATTATTCTGGCACGTCGCGAATATTTGCCAGAAGTATTGCAAAGTCCTGGCGTACAACAACAAGTTTTAACTTTGCCGGAACGTCCGAAAGAATTAGTGCCAGCAGGTAGCGATACCTCTACTTTGACTACTAATAAAGGCGATCGCAACAAGTAAGCTTTTATTTGTCATTAGTCATTAGTCATTTGTGATTTCTTGTTGACCAATGACCGATGACCGATGACCAATGACCGAATGAATCACTTTAGGAGGTAGCAAAATAATTCATGCAATTGCAACTTGAGTACTTTTTATTACTAGCAGCCGCTCTTTTCTGTATTGGTATTTACGGTTTAATTACCAGCCGTAATGCCGTGCGAGTTTTGATGTCTATTGAGTTGCTGTTGAATGCGGTAAATCTCAATTTAATGGGATTTTCTAATTTCCTAGACCCGCAAGAAATCAAAGGTCAAGTATTTACTGTATTTGTCATTACCGTAGCGGCAGCAGAAGCGGCAGTTGGTTTGGCGATCGTACTGACTATTTATCGCAATCGGGATACCGTTGATATGGAGCAGTTCAACCTGCTCAAATGGTAAATTCCCTGATAGTAATAATGGCTAATTGCTAAAATAAAGCAATTAGTCATTGGCTGCAAGGTAAGTAGAAAAATTAGCGAGTAATAGTTACCGATGAGTAATTTAGAGCAACCAAGAGATAATGATGCGGTAATGGGAGGACAAAATTTCTCTTTAGTATCTAACGCAGTATTAGGTGGAATAAAAGGTGTTAAACAGCGACTTGCCACTGGTAACGTAGAGCAAAGAATTGCTGCTTTAGAAGAAGCATTAAATTATAGTGAAGCTGGATTAGATTTAGTAAGGGATGCGCTAAACGATCCTTCAAAAAATGTTCAAATAAAAGCTCGCGAACTTCTGGGTATAGAAGAACCAAAAAGCGAAACACTTCAAAAGCCAGAAAGACAGTCTAGTAGCACATGGGTTATCCCAGAAATTGAAGATGGTCATTGGTAATGTTAAGCGTAGGAAAAAGTAATTTAGCAACTCGTTAGCTTGCTAATTTTTGATTTAAATCGAAGATTCATCAAGAAAATGATGAATTTACATTGAACTTGTATTGTAATTGCTACCTAAAAGTTAAATTAGCCGCTAAATTTTATTGGGAAGAAAGTGCAGCTTAAACAAGTTATTATCGCGCATAAAGCCAGAGATACCCAAAGCAAACGCTGGGCAGAAAAGTGCGCTCGTCAATTAGAAAAGCGAGATTGTAAGGTATTGATGGGGCCAAGCGGCCCGAAAGACAATCCTTACCCTGTTTTTTTGGCTTCATCGATGCAGCCAATCGATTTGGCGATCGTACTGGGGGGTGATGGGACAGCGCTGACAGCCGCACGACATTTATCACCGGAAGGTATCCCCATTTTGGCGGTGAATGTAGGGGGACATTTAGGGTTTTTAACGGAGTCTTTGGAAGAGTTTAAGAATACGGAGCAAGTTTGGGATCGCTTATTGGAAGATCGTTATGCGATTCAACGGCGGATGATGTTGGAGGCGGCGGTTTTTGAAGGGAACGATCGCAATTCAGAAGCAGTTAGCGATCGCTTTCTGGCGCTGAATGAAATGTGCGTTAAACCTGCCTCTGCCGATCGAATGCTCACCGCTATTCTAGAGATGGAAATCGACGGCGAGGTAGTGGATCAATATCAGGGAGATGGATTAATTGTTGCCACGCCTACTGGTTCTACTTGCTACACGGTTTCTGCTAATGGGCCGATCGTCCACGATGGTATGGAAGCGATCGCGGTGAGTCCCATCTGTCCCTTGAGTCTTTCCAGCCGTCCCATTATCATACCCCCCGGATCGATCGTCAGCATTTGGCCTTTAAGCGATTACGACCTCAATACTAAACTTTGGATGGATGGAGTAATGGCCACCGCTATTTGGCCAGGACATCGCGTAGATGTGAGAATGGCCGACTGTCGCGCTAAGTTTATTATCCTGCGAGAAAACTATTCTTATTACCGAACTTTACGGGAAAAGTTATTGTGGGCTGGTGCGAGAATTCACTACGATAATAATCATCGAAATTGAAGGTTTATTGAAATAGAATTGAGGAGTAAAAATTCAGAATTATCCAATTTAGATATTGGCTTTTACAGGTAATAGGAAGTAGGAAGCATCGACTTCCGAATCATCATCTGAAGTGCGTTCGGTGCGAATTGACTCCATAATTGCTGCAAAATCGTCATCGTCTTTAAAGATACCTGCAAATTTCATCCAGCTTGGCTCTGAAGACTGAATCGGCACGTTCCATAAAATCGCTTCCATATTTTTTAGCCTTTCTAAAAAGGTGGCTTGAATTTGTGCGAATTTTTGAAACGTTAATTATAAATTTTAGCCTTATTTTACTGTAGATAGCAAGCAAGATCAAGTCATAAACCGGGTTTCTTAATCAAATCTCTTTTGGCTGAAAAAATTAGCACAGAAACCAGGTTTCTTGTAAGTGCATTAATATCTATCCAATCATCACATTGTCATGGTAAAAATGGATAAGATTGTGAGCGAAAAAATGTTTGTTTTCTTGCCGTCAATCCAACATAGAAGGAATGGCAATACTTATTTTTTGTAACTGTGATATAATAAATCAACTGATTCCGAGACGGCTATGGCTACACTTCAGATTGAAAACCTGCCCGATGAATTGTACAGTCGTATTCAATGTCTTGCCTCGGAAAAAAATTTTACTTTCAATGAGGCAGTAATTCATCTATTAAAGCAATCACTTGAGTCTGATAAGGTTATCATAAATCAGACTCAAGAGAGCGAACCAATGTCAGCAATCCTACAAAGGATTCGTAGTCGTCCCAGAGTTAATCCGAGCGATTTTGGATTAACCGATAGCACTGTTTTGATTCGAGAGGATCGCAACAGATGACAGTTCCGCTACGATGCGTACTAGATACAAATATTTGTATTAAGCAGTTTATTGCCGATCCCTTAACCGCCAATAGTTAATCAACTATTCGATTGTCTTGACGATCCAACAGTTGAATTTTTTGTGCCAGATCTGTTTTATATTGAATGTGCTAATGTTCTCTGGAAGTATGTTCGAGCTAACCTCTACACTGCCAAACAGGTTGAGGCAGATCTAACTG
The window above is part of the Leptolyngbyaceae cyanobacterium genome. Proteins encoded here:
- the ndhI gene encoding NAD(P)H-quinone oxidoreductase subunit I; its protein translation is MLKFLKQVGDYAKEAVQAGKYIGQGLSVTFDHMRRRPITVQYPYEKLIPSERFRGRIHFEFDKCIACEVCVRVCPINLPVVDWEFNKETKKKQLRHYSIDFGVCIFCGNCVEYCPTNCLSMTEEYELSTYDRHELNYDNVALGRLPYKVTDDPMVTPLRELAYLPKGVIEPHEVSHTARRAGQRPEEILEKMEK
- the nuoK gene encoding NADH-quinone oxidoreductase subunit NuoK, with protein sequence MQLEYFLLLAAALFCIGIYGLITSRNAVRVLMSIELLLNAVNLNLMGFSNFLDPQEIKGQVFTVFVITVAAAEAAVGLAIVLTIYRNRDTVDMEQFNLLKW
- the nuoH gene encoding NADH-quinone oxidoreductase subunit NuoH; the encoded protein is MNSGIDLQGTFIQSLMDLGIPAGAAKAIWMPLPMVLMIIGATVGVLVSVWLERKISAAAQQRIGPEYMGPFGVLAPVADGMKLVFKEDILPAKTDSFLFTMGPIIVVIPVFLSYLIVPFGQNLVITDLGIGIFLWIALSSIAPIGLLMSGYASNNKYSLLGGLRAAAQSISYEIPLSLSVLAIAMMSNSLSTIDIVQQQSGYGILGWNVWRQPLGFIIFWVCALAECERIPFDLPEAEEELVAGYQTEYSGMKFGLFYVGSYVNLVLSSLLFSVLYLGGWDFPLPIDRLANLLGVSETNSWLQVIAASLGITMTVLKAYFLIFLAILLRWTVPRVRIDQLLDLGWKFLLPVSLVNLLLTAALKLAFPFAFGG
- a CDS encoding NAD(+) kinase; amino-acid sequence: MQLKQVIIAHKARDTQSKRWAEKCARQLEKRDCKVLMGPSGPKDNPYPVFLASSMQPIDLAIVLGGDGTALTAARHLSPEGIPILAVNVGGHLGFLTESLEEFKNTEQVWDRLLEDRYAIQRRMMLEAAVFEGNDRNSEAVSDRFLALNEMCVKPASADRMLTAILEMEIDGEVVDQYQGDGLIVATPTGSTCYTVSANGPIVHDGMEAIAVSPICPLSLSSRPIIIPPGSIVSIWPLSDYDLNTKLWMDGVMATAIWPGHRVDVRMADCRAKFIILRENYSYYRTLREKLLWAGARIHYDNNHRN
- a CDS encoding NADH-quinone oxidoreductase subunit J, which codes for MDLGQGVQIVSFALLSVMTIGAALGVVLLSNIVYSAFLLGGVFISIAGIYILLNADFVAAAQVLIYVGAVNVLILFAIMLVNKRQDFKPLPNAWLRKGATALVCLGLFVLLGTMVLATPWAIPTTAATPGDSSIVVIGQHFFTDFLLPFELASVLLLMAMVGAIILARREYLPEVLQSPGVQQQVLTLPERPKELVPAGSDTSTLTTNKGDRNK